In Herpetosiphonaceae bacterium, the following are encoded in one genomic region:
- a CDS encoding amino acid adenylation domain-containing protein, giving the protein MANSDQHAIRRSQLSPERRALLEQWKRGGMPSASVPTIPRRADAGPARVSFAQQRFWFLDQLEPGNTAYNVPLHLRLTGRLDLTALEQALTAVIERHAALRTTFDVIDGELRQIVLPAARQTLPIIDVQHLAGEERIAEAQRLAIEALRQPFDVARDLPLRASLIRLAADDHVLLLTTHHMVFDGSHAIFYRDLAALYNAATTGAVPHLPQIPIAYTDFAEWQRDWLQGDVLDQQLAYWKARLAGELPVLQLPTDRPRPPVQSFRGAKQRIIFPAALGPALKALSQQEGVTLFMTGLAGFLILLHRSSGQERLLVGTPVAHRHHAEIEYLVGSLVNTLVLSVDMPGNPSFRELLRLVRETVVGAHAHQDLPFEMLVDALQPPRNMSHNPIYQVMFGLQHAPVGTLAFTGLHASTLEVDSGTSRLDLLLHLWDNGDRLSAMMEYNTDLFDAATIARMLQQLETILMAVAADPDLRLCQTPLLTDDERHRMLAVWNDTQRAYEQECCIHHLFERQVLRQPDAPAAIFGDTQLSYHELNRQANQIAHQLIALGAGRGALVAIVMERSLEMIPALLGVLKAGAAYVPLEVSFPRARVQWILSTLGVRCILSQSAYVPTVAAMLHPEGTGLPALEHVVLLDTTERPPLDAATTVRVWSRADLRDRPADNPAAAVSADDLAYMIFTSGSTGTPKGVMVRHQPVINLIEWVNRTFTIAPTDRVLFITSVCFDLSVYDVFGLLAAGGSIRIASDQELRDPDRLVQILCAEPITFWDSAPAALQQLTPLFPRTPIAPDEHHLRLVFLSGDWIPVSLPDLVRATFVGATVISLGGATEATVWSNYYPIGVVERQWLSIPYGRPIQNARYYILDRHLNPCPIGIPGELHIGGECLALGYANEPILTATKFIPDPWSATPGGRLYRTGDQARFWADGTIEFLGRIDQQVKIRGFRIELGEIETVLREHPAVREAIVVAHDDQAAGAPWAKRLVAYVLADEPPSTSHEPPWMVCGSPLDLDLPQAAEQPDDRRAALDPRALRSFVHERLPEYMMPSAFVVLDSLPVTANGKVDRKALPVPEHTRDELDQPHVAPRTPVERALADAWSRILRVEQIGVYDNFFLLGGHSLSATQVTSFVRETYHVDIALRTLFEEPTIAHLACLIDQAETAPLAAPDEHIQPIPIAEKSLEDLLAEIEDLSDDEALDLLGQPGL; this is encoded by the coding sequence GTGGCGAACTCCGACCAACACGCAATTCGACGATCGCAGCTTTCGCCGGAGCGGCGGGCGCTGCTGGAGCAGTGGAAGCGCGGCGGCATGCCGAGCGCGTCCGTCCCGACCATTCCACGGCGCGCGGATGCCGGTCCGGCACGGGTGTCGTTCGCGCAGCAGCGGTTTTGGTTTCTCGACCAGCTTGAGCCGGGAAATACGGCCTATAACGTGCCGCTCCATCTGCGGCTCACCGGTCGGCTCGACCTGACGGCGCTCGAACAGGCGCTCACTGCCGTGATCGAGCGGCACGCGGCGCTGCGCACGACGTTTGATGTGATTGACGGCGAGCTGCGGCAAATCGTCTTGCCAGCGGCGCGGCAAACGCTGCCGATCATCGACGTGCAGCACCTGGCGGGCGAGGAGCGCATCGCCGAGGCGCAACGACTGGCGATCGAAGCGCTGCGACAACCGTTTGATGTTGCCCGCGACCTGCCGCTGCGCGCCAGCCTGATCCGTCTGGCCGCCGACGATCATGTACTGCTGCTGACGACCCATCATATGGTGTTCGACGGCTCCCACGCGATCTTTTACCGCGATCTGGCGGCCCTGTATAACGCCGCGACGACGGGCGCTGTGCCGCATCTGCCGCAGATCCCGATCGCCTACACCGACTTTGCCGAGTGGCAGCGCGACTGGTTGCAGGGCGACGTGCTGGATCAGCAGCTTGCCTACTGGAAAGCACGTCTGGCCGGAGAGCTGCCGGTCTTACAGCTTCCCACCGACCGGCCACGCCCGCCGGTGCAGAGCTTTCGCGGCGCGAAGCAGCGCATCATCTTTCCCGCAGCGCTCGGCCCCGCGCTCAAGGCGCTGAGCCAGCAGGAGGGCGTGACGCTGTTTATGACCGGGCTGGCCGGATTTTTGATCCTGCTGCATCGCTCCTCAGGCCAGGAGCGGCTGCTGGTTGGCACGCCGGTCGCGCATCGCCACCATGCCGAGATCGAGTATCTGGTCGGCAGCCTGGTCAACACGCTGGTGCTGAGCGTCGATATGCCGGGCAATCCCTCGTTTCGCGAGCTGCTGCGGCTGGTACGTGAGACGGTTGTGGGCGCGCACGCGCATCAAGATCTGCCCTTCGAGATGTTGGTCGATGCGCTTCAGCCGCCGCGCAATATGAGCCACAACCCGATCTACCAGGTAATGTTCGGGCTTCAGCACGCTCCCGTGGGCACGCTGGCGTTTACCGGACTCCATGCCAGCACCCTTGAGGTGGACAGCGGCACCTCGCGGCTGGATCTGCTGCTGCATTTGTGGGACAACGGCGATCGGCTGTCCGCGATGATGGAGTACAACACGGATCTGTTTGACGCCGCGACGATCGCCAGGATGTTGCAGCAGCTTGAGACGATCCTCATGGCGGTCGCGGCTGATCCCGATCTGCGCCTGTGCCAAACGCCGCTGCTGACTGACGACGAGCGGCACCGGATGCTCGCCGTGTGGAACGATACGCAGCGGGCGTACGAGCAGGAATGCTGTATCCATCACCTGTTCGAGCGGCAGGTGCTGCGCCAGCCCGACGCTCCGGCGGCGATCTTTGGCGACACGCAGCTCAGCTACCACGAGCTGAATCGGCAGGCGAATCAAATCGCCCACCAGTTGATCGCGCTTGGCGCTGGCCGGGGCGCGCTGGTCGCGATCGTGATGGAGCGCTCGCTGGAGATGATTCCGGCGCTCCTGGGCGTGCTCAAAGCGGGCGCAGCCTATGTGCCGCTTGAGGTTTCGTTTCCCAGAGCGCGCGTCCAATGGATTCTCTCGACGCTCGGCGTGCGCTGTATCCTGTCTCAGTCGGCCTACGTGCCCACCGTCGCGGCGATGCTGCACCCGGAGGGTACCGGGCTGCCCGCGCTTGAGCATGTCGTGCTGCTCGACACGACCGAGCGACCGCCGCTCGACGCGGCCACGACCGTCCGCGTCTGGTCGCGGGCGGATCTGCGCGACCGCCCGGCCGACAACCCGGCGGCAGCGGTGAGCGCCGACGACCTGGCCTATATGATCTTCACGTCCGGCTCCACGGGCACGCCAAAAGGCGTGATGGTCCGCCACCAGCCGGTGATCAACCTGATCGAGTGGGTCAACCGCACCTTCACGATCGCTCCCACGGATCGGGTGCTCTTTATCACCTCGGTCTGCTTCGATCTTTCGGTGTACGATGTGTTTGGGCTGCTCGCCGCAGGTGGCTCGATCCGCATCGCCTCCGATCAAGAGCTGCGCGATCCCGATCGGCTGGTGCAGATTCTCTGCGCCGAGCCGATCACCTTCTGGGACTCGGCTCCCGCCGCGCTTCAGCAGCTCACGCCCTTGTTTCCCAGGACGCCGATCGCGCCGGACGAGCATCACCTGCGGCTGGTGTTTCTCAGCGGCGACTGGATTCCGGTATCGCTGCCGGATCTGGTCCGCGCCACGTTTGTCGGTGCCACCGTGATCAGCCTGGGCGGCGCGACCGAGGCGACGGTGTGGTCGAACTACTACCCGATCGGCGTGGTCGAGCGCCAGTGGCTCAGTATTCCCTACGGCAGGCCGATTCAAAATGCCCGCTACTATATTCTTGACCGCCATCTCAATCCCTGTCCAATCGGGATTCCCGGCGAGCTGCACATCGGCGGCGAGTGCCTGGCGCTGGGCTATGCCAACGAGCCGATCCTCACCGCCACCAAGTTCATCCCCGACCCGTGGAGCGCCACGCCGGGCGGTCGGCTCTACCGCACGGGCGATCAGGCGCGCTTCTGGGCCGACGGCACGATCGAGTTCCTGGGCCGCATCGACCAGCAGGTCAAGATTCGCGGCTTTCGGATCGAACTGGGCGAGATCGAAACGGTGCTGCGCGAGCATCCCGCCGTCCGCGAGGCGATCGTGGTCGCGCACGACGATCAGGCCGCTGGCGCTCCCTGGGCGAAGCGGCTTGTGGCGTATGTGCTGGCGGACGAGCCGCCATCGACGAGCCACGAGCCGCCCTGGATGGTCTGCGGCTCGCCGCTGGACCTGGATCTGCCGCAGGCAGCGGAGCAGCCGGACGATCGACGCGCGGCGCTCGATCCGCGAGCGCTGCGCAGCTTCGTCCACGAGCGTCTGCCGGAGTACATGATGCCCTCGGCGTTTGTCGTGCTGGACAGCCTGCCGGTGACGGCTAACGGCAAAGTCGACCGCAAGGCCCTGCCGGTGCCGGAGCACACGCGGGACGAGCTTGATCAGCCGCATGTCGCGCCCCGCACGCCGGTCGAGCGCGCGCTGGCCGATGCCTGGAGCCGCATTCTGCGCGTCGAGCAGATCGGCGTCTATGATAACTTCTTCTTGCTGGGCGGGCACTCCCTCAGCGCCACCCAGGTCACGTCGTTTGTGCGCGAAACCTATCATGTCGATATTGCACTGCGCACGCTGTTTGAAGAGCCGACAATCGCGCATCTGGCCTGCCTGATCGATCAGGCGGAAACTGCACCGCTCGCCGCTCCCGACGAGCACATTCAACCGATCCCCATAGCCGAGAAAAGCCTGGAGGACCTGTTGGCCGAGATCGAAGACCTTTCCGACGACGAAGCGCTGGATCTTCTTGGGCAGCCGGGGCTGTAG
- a CDS encoding amino acid adenylation domain-containing protein — MENLSKRLAALSPQKRALLVRALEAKGVEFGSFPLSYGQQRLWFLDQLEPGTSAYTIYASFRLVGQLNTSVLERSLNQIVQRHAALRTTFPTIDGQPIQVIVPSLKLDLPCTDLRHLPPDEREAEVKRLVLELTQEPFDLADGPLIRANLFRLDAAEHGMLLTMHHIVSDLWSMGVFLREMATFYTALVDDQPPLGPVGTPLPIQYADFAAWQRQWLQGEVLDQQLAYWKQQLADAPPMLDLPLDHPRPEVQSLQGARQAVVFGKALSGEIAELSQREGATLFMTLLAAFNILLSRYTRQDDIVVGLPIANRNRAEIEGLIGYFLNTLALRTRLEGNPTFRELLRQVRATALDAYAHQDLPFEMLVDELNLERDLTRTPLFQVLFVFQNAPMTPLELPGLSVRPLGVETPWSHFDLSLWMSEGRDGLNASIAYNTDLFEASTIARMAEHFRILVEGIVRNPDQRILDLPLLTPDERQQLAAWNQTEVAHPLDRCFHELFEAQVERTPDAPAVVDERQQLTYRQLNQRANRVARLLVDRGVGPDVVVGLLGERGVDLLTMILAVFKAGGAYLPLDPHHPVQRHVQIMAQSRSPLVLVAAAHRAELAAALSGAHGYAPAVAEIEQLLAQEADEINLAARSQPRHLAYVIFTSGSTGTPKGAMIEQRGMLNHLHAKVATLQLTPADCVAQTASQCFDISVWQFLAALLVGGQVRIFPDEVAFDPRRLLERVTQDRVTILETVPSLMRIMLEGIAQATDRPALSALRWLIPTGEALPPELCATWLNLYPTIPLLNAYGPTECSDDVTHYRIDRPLPADTLHVPIGRPIANMRLYVLDARMQPAPVGVPGELYVGGVGVGRGYLNDERRTSESFIPDRFSREPGSTLYRTGDLARYLPDGNIVFLGRLDQQVKIRGYRIELGEIETVLGQHPAVQEVVVVDREDRPGDTALVAYIVPDPDYQSEGDGSASVASERQAQQVSSWQTIYDDAYSQDAPYADPTFNTSSWNSSYTGQPVPEAEMREYVQHTVGHILARQPQRVLEIGCGMGLLLFRLAPHCRAYWGTDISTVALCYIEQQVAARAAAFPPLELRQQEAADFSGIEDGQFDMVVLNSIVQLFPNMDYLVRVIEGAARAVAPGGAIFIGDVRSLPLLEAFHTSVQVDRADAALTKADLRQLVQRGLSRDKDMVIEPAFFLALKQRLPQIGAVQIQLKRGRFHNEFTRYRYDVMLYVGAVEQPPADYIWLDWSMPGLTMQSIRERLVATTPETLAIRNVPNSRIARDLTARSWLNSDDGPETIGELRDTLAAPQGVDPEDLWSLCDELPYTAAITWGGADGTYDVVFRRQATGHAEAAWVTPILPDQTVPVKPWRSYANNPMQALFMQDVVPHLRSLLKERLPEYMVPSAFVPLERLPLTRNGKLDRRALPAPHQRRDEIEGTFVPPRDTLEEQLVRIWESILDVRPIGVHDNFFDIGGHSILAVRLVAQIQQQFGQSLPLTTLFQGATIEHLAQVLREAATPAPWTPLVGIQTRGTRRPFYCVHAGGGSVLAYYKLAKFLGEDQPFYGLQSVGIDGDQEPLTTIEEMATRYIAAIREFQPEGPYLLGGWCTGGRIAYEMARQLEAQGQQIALLALLDSGPLDIAPEGLEQEQDFDLLMTMSRSLQARAATLTNMGPEEKLNRLIEEAQQQGSKIGMDQIRALLKVTRANIIADRSFIAQPYGGRIVLLRAEDHPEEETLDLDWGVLAAGGVELIMVPGDHLSIIEDQEHARVLAEQLGNCLSKLNEELATLA, encoded by the coding sequence ATGGAGAATCTATCGAAGCGGTTGGCTGCCCTGTCGCCCCAAAAGCGGGCGCTGCTGGTACGGGCGCTTGAGGCAAAGGGCGTCGAATTCGGCTCGTTTCCGCTGTCCTATGGTCAGCAGCGCCTCTGGTTTCTTGACCAGCTTGAGCCTGGAACGAGCGCCTACACGATCTATGCCTCGTTTCGGCTCGTCGGCCAGCTCAACACGTCCGTGCTGGAGCGCAGCCTGAATCAAATCGTGCAGCGCCACGCCGCGCTGCGCACCACCTTTCCGACGATCGATGGACAGCCGATCCAGGTGATCGTGCCGTCGCTCAAGCTGGACCTGCCCTGCACCGATCTGCGGCACCTGCCCCCGGACGAGCGCGAGGCCGAGGTCAAGCGGCTGGTGCTTGAGCTGACACAGGAGCCGTTCGACCTGGCAGACGGCCCGCTGATCCGCGCTAACCTGTTTCGGCTGGATGCTGCCGAGCATGGGATGCTGCTGACGATGCATCATATCGTCTCGGATCTGTGGTCGATGGGCGTCTTCTTGCGCGAGATGGCGACATTCTACACGGCCCTGGTCGACGACCAGCCGCCGCTGGGCCCGGTGGGCACCCCGCTGCCAATCCAGTACGCCGACTTTGCTGCCTGGCAGCGCCAATGGTTGCAGGGCGAGGTGCTCGATCAGCAGCTTGCCTACTGGAAGCAGCAGCTTGCGGATGCTCCGCCGATGCTGGACCTGCCCCTCGATCACCCGCGACCGGAGGTACAGTCGCTTCAGGGCGCGCGCCAGGCCGTGGTGTTCGGCAAGGCGCTCAGCGGCGAGATCGCCGAGCTGAGCCAGCGCGAAGGCGCGACGCTGTTCATGACGCTGCTGGCGGCCTTCAACATCCTGCTCTCCCGCTACACCCGGCAGGACGATATTGTCGTCGGGCTGCCGATCGCCAACCGCAACCGCGCCGAGATCGAAGGGCTGATTGGCTACTTCCTGAACACGCTGGCGCTGCGTACCAGGCTGGAAGGCAACCCGACCTTCCGCGAGCTGCTGCGCCAGGTGCGCGCCACGGCGCTGGACGCCTACGCCCACCAGGATCTTCCGTTCGAGATGCTGGTCGATGAGCTGAACCTTGAGCGCGACCTGACGCGCACACCGCTCTTTCAAGTGCTGTTTGTGTTCCAGAACGCGCCCATGACGCCGCTTGAGCTGCCGGGCCTGAGCGTTCGTCCGCTCGGCGTTGAAACGCCCTGGTCGCACTTCGACCTGAGCCTGTGGATGTCCGAGGGCCGCGACGGATTGAACGCATCGATCGCCTACAACACCGATCTGTTCGAGGCGTCGACGATCGCGCGCATGGCCGAGCATTTCCGCATCCTGGTCGAGGGCATCGTTCGCAATCCCGATCAGCGGATTCTCGATCTACCGCTGCTGACGCCGGACGAGCGCCAGCAGCTCGCCGCGTGGAACCAGACCGAGGTCGCCCATCCGCTGGACCGCTGCTTCCATGAGCTGTTTGAGGCGCAGGTCGAGCGCACGCCCGACGCGCCTGCCGTCGTCGACGAGCGCCAGCAGCTCACCTACCGGCAGTTGAATCAGCGGGCCAATCGTGTCGCGCGCCTGCTGGTCGATCGCGGTGTCGGGCCGGATGTGGTGGTCGGGCTGCTTGGCGAGCGCGGCGTCGATCTGCTGACGATGATCCTGGCGGTGTTCAAGGCGGGCGGTGCGTATCTGCCGCTCGATCCGCACCATCCAGTCCAGCGTCACGTCCAGATCATGGCGCAGAGCCGCAGCCCGCTGGTGCTGGTCGCGGCGGCGCATCGCGCGGAGCTTGCCGCTGCCCTGAGCGGCGCGCACGGCTACGCGCCAGCCGTCGCTGAGATCGAGCAACTCCTGGCGCAGGAGGCCGACGAGATCAACCTCGCGGCCCGGTCGCAGCCGCGCCACCTCGCGTACGTAATCTTCACCTCCGGCTCGACCGGCACGCCCAAAGGGGCGATGATCGAGCAGCGCGGGATGCTCAATCATCTGCACGCCAAGGTCGCGACGCTCCAGCTAACGCCTGCCGACTGTGTGGCGCAAACCGCATCGCAGTGCTTCGACATCTCGGTGTGGCAATTCCTGGCGGCGCTGCTGGTCGGCGGCCAGGTGCGGATCTTCCCCGATGAGGTCGCCTTCGATCCCCGGCGGCTGCTTGAGCGCGTGACCCAGGATCGCGTGACGATTTTGGAGACGGTGCCGTCGCTGATGCGGATCATGCTCGAAGGGATCGCGCAGGCGACCGATCGACCGGCTCTCTCTGCGCTGCGCTGGCTGATCCCGACTGGCGAGGCGCTCCCGCCGGAGCTGTGCGCAACCTGGCTGAACCTGTATCCGACGATTCCGCTGCTGAACGCCTACGGTCCCACGGAGTGCTCCGACGACGTGACGCACTACCGCATCGACCGACCGCTGCCTGCCGACACGCTGCACGTGCCGATCGGGCGTCCGATCGCGAACATGCGGCTCTATGTGCTGGATGCCCGCATGCAGCCAGCGCCGGTGGGCGTGCCCGGCGAGCTGTACGTCGGCGGCGTGGGCGTGGGGCGGGGCTATCTCAACGATGAGCGCCGAACCAGCGAGTCGTTCATCCCCGATCGGTTCTCGCGCGAGCCGGGCAGCACGCTGTATCGCACGGGCGATCTGGCCCGCTATCTGCCGGACGGCAACATCGTCTTTCTGGGTCGTCTCGATCAGCAGGTCAAGATCCGGGGCTACCGCATCGAGCTTGGTGAGATCGAGACGGTGCTGGGGCAGCATCCGGCGGTGCAGGAGGTCGTCGTTGTCGATCGCGAGGATCGGCCAGGCGACACGGCGCTGGTCGCGTATATCGTCCCCGATCCCGACTACCAGAGCGAGGGCGACGGCAGCGCCAGCGTCGCCAGCGAGCGGCAGGCGCAGCAGGTATCGAGCTGGCAGACGATCTACGACGATGCGTACAGCCAGGACGCGCCCTACGCCGACCCGACCTTTAACACTAGTAGCTGGAACAGCAGCTACACAGGCCAGCCGGTTCCCGAAGCCGAGATGCGCGAGTATGTCCAGCACACGGTCGGGCATATCCTGGCGCGACAGCCGCAGCGCGTGCTGGAGATCGGCTGCGGCATGGGCCTGCTCCTGTTCCGCCTGGCTCCCCACTGCCGCGCGTACTGGGGCACCGACATCTCAACGGTCGCGCTGTGCTATATCGAGCAGCAGGTGGCCGCGCGCGCCGCTGCGTTCCCGCCGCTTGAACTGCGCCAGCAGGAGGCCGCCGATTTCAGCGGCATCGAAGACGGCCAGTTCGATATGGTCGTCCTCAACTCGATCGTGCAGCTCTTCCCGAATATGGACTATCTGGTGCGGGTGATCGAAGGAGCCGCCAGGGCGGTCGCGCCCGGCGGCGCGATCTTCATCGGCGATGTGCGGAGCTTGCCGCTGCTGGAAGCGTTCCACACCTCGGTTCAGGTCGATCGGGCAGACGCGGCGCTGACAAAGGCCGATCTGCGCCAGCTTGTGCAGCGCGGCCTATCCCGCGATAAAGACATGGTGATCGAGCCGGCCTTTTTCCTGGCGCTCAAGCAGCGCCTGCCGCAGATCGGCGCGGTGCAGATCCAGCTCAAGCGCGGTCGCTTCCACAACGAGTTTACACGCTATCGCTACGATGTGATGCTGTATGTCGGCGCGGTTGAGCAGCCGCCCGCAGACTACATCTGGCTGGACTGGAGCATGCCCGGCCTGACGATGCAGAGCATCCGCGAGCGGCTGGTCGCGACCACGCCGGAGACGCTGGCGATTCGCAACGTCCCGAATAGCCGGATCGCGCGCGATCTCACGGCTCGGTCGTGGCTCAACAGCGATGACGGCCCCGAAACGATCGGCGAGCTGCGCGACACATTGGCCGCTCCGCAGGGCGTCGATCCCGAAGATCTGTGGTCGCTGTGCGACGAGCTGCCGTACACGGCTGCGATCACCTGGGGCGGCGCGGACGGCACCTACGATGTGGTCTTCCGGCGGCAGGCCACGGGCCACGCCGAGGCCGCCTGGGTCACGCCGATCCTGCCGGATCAGACCGTGCCGGTCAAGCCCTGGCGGAGCTATGCCAATAATCCCATGCAGGCGCTGTTCATGCAGGATGTCGTGCCGCATCTCCGCAGCCTGCTTAAGGAGCGGCTGCCGGAGTACATGGTGCCGAGCGCGTTCGTGCCGCTGGAGCGCCTGCCGCTCACGCGAAACGGCAAGCTCGACCGCCGGGCGCTGCCAGCGCCTCATCAGCGCCGCGATGAGATCGAGGGCACGTTTGTGCCGCCGCGCGACACGCTGGAAGAGCAACTGGTGAGGATCTGGGAGAGCATCCTCGACGTCAGGCCGATCGGCGTCCACGATAACTTCTTCGACATCGGCGGCCACTCGATCTTAGCGGTGCGGCTGGTTGCCCAGATCCAGCAGCAGTTCGGTCAGAGCCTCCCGCTCACGACGCTGTTCCAGGGCGCGACGATCGAGCATCTTGCCCAGGTGCTGCGCGAGGCCGCCACGCCCGCGCCGTGGACGCCGCTGGTCGGCATTCAGACCAGGGGGACCCGCCGACCGTTCTACTGTGTCCACGCGGGCGGCGGCAGCGTGCTGGCCTACTACAAGCTCGCGAAGTTTTTAGGCGAAGACCAGCCGTTCTACGGCCTGCAATCGGTCGGGATCGACGGCGATCAGGAGCCGCTCACGACGATCGAGGAGATGGCGACGCGCTACATCGCGGCGATTCGGGAGTTCCAGCCGGAGGGGCCGTATCTGCTGGGCGGCTGGTGTACCGGCGGGCGCATCGCCTACGAGATGGCACGTCAGCTTGAGGCGCAGGGACAGCAGATCGCGCTGCTGGCACTCTTAGACTCGGGGCCGCTCGACATCGCGCCGGAGGGCCTGGAGCAGGAGCAGGATTTCGATCTGCTGATGACGATGTCGCGGTCGCTGCAAGCGCGCGCGGCCACGCTGACGAACATGGGACCGGAAGAAAAGCT